GTTCGATGCGACGGATGCTGCCCGCCTCGGCGAAAGCGATAGTAAGCGGCATCCGACTTCGCTGAATCCGGTCGCGAATCGCGGCATATAAGGATGCCAGGGCCGCTGAACCTGGTCACGGTGCAGAGAGCAACCGTCGGCCGAAAGAAACGGCATTGCCTGTGAGGGTCCGGATCCACCGACTCGGCCGTCACGAGTGCTTTTGCTCTCTCAGGCGACGTTGATCGTAGCGACGCTCGTCGATGCAGGCAATACCTGCCCGACGATTTCGAAATTCAAATCAAATTCTGCTGGCCTGTGGTCCGCACAGCTCGCCGTCTGGCAATTCATCTTGCCCGTCTGAACCTTGCCCGAGCAACAAGTCCAATCGCCGATCAGCCTGGCTTGATTGCCGCTTGAGTTTGGCGTGATTTCTATCTCATAGGCCTAGCGATGGCGGGGCGGTTGCGCTTTTTCCCAAACATGACCGCTCCGCTCAGGGGCGGTCTCTATTCAAGGAGGTCGTCCATGATCGCTATTGCAAAGACGGAAGCCGAAAGCCGCGATGAAGACCTGCAAGAAAAGTTCATGGCCATACTGCCGACCATCGTCCGCTACTCTCGTGTGGCATTTTGCAATCTGTCTATCGAGTCCCGGCAAGAAGCCATCCAGGAAACGATCGCCCTGGCCTGGACTGCTTTCAAGCGATTGGCCGATCGCGGAAAGCTCGATGTTTGCTTTCCGACCGTCTTGGCTGGGTACAGCATCCGGCAGGTTCGCGCTGGCAGACAGGCGGCGAGCCGCTTAAACAGTCACGACGTTTTGTCGATCTACGCTAGACGTCGAAGGGGCTTTCAAGTTCAGCGGCTCGACCAAATCGGCCTTCACGATGACGAATGGAAGGAGGTCTTGCTCGAAGATCGAAAGGCTGGACCTGCGGAGATCGCTGCTTCGCGACTGGATTTTGCTAGTTGGCTCCGACTGCTGCCCAAGCAGCGGAGAAAAGTCGCGTTGGTGTTGGCCAGTGGAGAATCGACAAAAACCGCGGCGACAAAGTTCGGTGTGTCGGCAGCGCGGATTTCCCGGTTGAGACTGTGGCTCTGGGAAAGCTGGCTGAGATTTCAGGGAGAGGTTGAGACGAAGGAGCGGTCGCAGTTGGCGGTTGCTCGATGAAGGAGACGAAAAAGCCCGCCAGGGAGGCGCCCCGTGGCGGATAACCGCTCAAAACCGACAACGCCATGCTCGGCCGCAAATCTGAGATGGCGCTTTACCGCACTTCAGCGGTCTAATAGCTGTTAGGCGGGATCACCGGCCACCGCACAGGGACGCACACAAACGCGAGGACTGCCAGGCCAGCTACCACGACGTAGCGGACGAATACGTCCGGCGCATCTTCGATGAGTTGCAGCGCAAGCCGCTCGACCGACAGTCGCTCGACCGATTTGCTGCGAGCGTGCGTGATTTAGGTCCGGCGTGCGACATGGATTGCGGACCCGGACACGTTGCTCGTTACTTGCAAGGGAACGGCATTCAGGTTTGCGGGATTGACTTGTCGCCGGCGATCGTCGTATCGAGATCGCCGGCGGCGAATCTGGAACACACGTCCTGCGACGGGCGATGGCCCGGCGCGGGCAACCCTCGAAACGAACGTGCGAAAACCCCGTCGGCCCACGATTTGGTCCAGCGATTGAGGAGTGTTTTCACTATCCATGGCCGACTCGCCACCCGACCGTTTTAGTACGCAGCGGCCATGTCGCGGCCGGTCTTGCGATCGCCAATCGAGCTGCCTGCCGAAATCGCTTACGGAATGTGCAGACGTCGCATAGAGAAAATGCAGAAGCGGCCCAACACTCGCAACATTATTCTTGCGCCGTGGTCCGCGCGAGTCGTATTCGTCTCGATTCTGCTTATCCCACTTGCCCTGGTTGCCCGCCACGCCAAGCGAAGTGGATGGAGCGCATCCCTGAAAGGCGCGCGGGCCTCATCGCCTCAACCGATTGCGGACAGACAGTTTATGTCAAATCGATAGCCGTCGTTGCGAATTGCTCGTTTTCGCGATCAACCGACGCGACCCGGAGCAAAACATTTTTTTTGATATTGGAATAAGTCCCCTCGGCTCGTCCGAATAACGTTCCACGACTCGATAGACGACCTCTCCGGTCCGGGCAGTGCGTCGAGATTCCGGCGCGCAAATCGCATGGCAGTCTGGCTGCTTAGGAGGCGACGACAATGAAAAACAGCGGACACAGACGCACTTCCCAGTGATGATCGTCCTTAAGTCTGTCCGTCTGAGGAAGTTGCCCACGTTCGGCAATCGTCTAACAGGAGCCCTGATCCATGCATCGATCGACGCCTTTGGCTGACGTTTCCACGGTTTTTGTCATTGATCCGGAACTATCGACTCCCGCCCTGGTCAACGATTTGCTCGATGGGTTCGGCATGCGTTTGGAGGCCTATGGCACGTGTCGCGAGTTCCTCGCGGTTTACGATGCCGCTCGCCCTGGTTGCCTGGTGCTCGAGCAAAGAATTCCAGACATGAGCGGCATGCAACTCCAACGCCGTTTGGCGGCAAGCGGGGCGACGCTGCCGCTGGTGTTTGTGATCGCCGATGCAAGCGTCTCCACGGCGGTGGAATTGATGCGCGGAGGGGCCGTCTCAGTACTCGAGAAGCCCATTCGCCCGCTCGAACTCTTCACGGCGATCCAGGAGGCGTTGGCCTTGGACCACGACCGTCGTTGTACCCAAACGAACCGCGCCGAGATCGGAAGCCTTGTTGCCGCGCTCACTAAAAAGGAACGCGAAGTATTGAAGCTGATCGCTCAAGGAAAGTCGGTCAAGTCCATGGCCGCTCAACTCGAACTCACGATCCGCGCGATCGAACAACGCCGCCAAAGCCTCATGCGGAAACTGCGGCTCGATTCCCCCGTGGCCCTGATGCGCTTCTCGATCACCGCGCAGCGACTGTTTCAGCCGGAAGCGCCCATTGGCCGCGGCACAGACGTCGCTGGGCACGCCAACGGCCACCGACATGCCAACGGCGGGGTGTTCGATCTGGACGGATCGCGAAACCTGCAAACTCGGGATTCGCTGTCCGCCAACGGCGTTTCAAACGGTCGCGATTCGGCCGGCCGCGATCGTGACTTCGCGGGACTGACGGCCGCTTTGTCGGCGGCCGTCAATCATGGTAGTCGGCCATTGCCTCGCTAGTCGCCTCCGTCGCGATTTCTCGGCAGGCGGCGTCCGATCGCTAAATTGCGGATGACAAACTGACATATGCCGGGAGCTAACAAGCCGTTCGACGCGATTTGATCGCGCCCTCGCGCGCTCTCCTTTCTTTAGGCTCATGATCGCGAAACGACGTCCCGCTACCGTCGCAGTGCAAGCATATCCGCCGCCGGGGCGCAAGAGAAAGTCCGCCATAATCGCCGAATCGCTCGCCCACCTGGCCGCAATTCCGATGACAGAGGAATAAATCGGCCACCGGTCGGCACGATTCACTGCTTATTGCGAAAGCAGACGCGCGCCTCAGTTTTCGTCGAATAGCCGCTCTCGCGAAATGCACAGCCAGGATCGGCAAACGATTCGTCTTCGCGGGATCACGCTTCAAGCCACGGTCGGCGACGACGCCAGGCGAAGCCGATCAAACCCATCCCGCCCAGTCCCACGAGGCCAATCGCCTCCATCGGCTCAGGGACTGAGGCTTCGGCATCCGAAAAGAAAGTCGCCGTGTAGACTTGGCCAGACAACGTCGGGTCTAAGTAAGTCGTCACTGGAATCGAAAGGCTCGATTCCGCAACGTAGCTGACACCCGCCGAGTTTGGGTCGGTCACTCCAAAGTCGGCCAGTACATTAGCAAGATCCAGTCCGGTCTCCGAATCCGACTCATATCCAAGGTAGTAGCGGGTTATCGGTGCCCCCTCGTTTTGAAAAACCAACTTCCGAACCCCAAAAACGTCGCTGATTAGGGAATGCGGGCCGGGCACCCCGGTGCCTTCGGTCAGCACGATTGGATCACCGAATAGAGCCGGATTACCCGCGACGAGCGGAGGACCAGAAGGATCTTGAGGGTTCAATGTATTGCCGCTCTCGGGAGCATTCTCAGCGCTGGAAATCACGAGGAACGGATTGCCTGCAGGACCATAGACCGTCAGCACGTCCGAAACGTCCGCAACTGCTGGGCGAGCGGCCAGCCAAAAAAAGGTCATCGCGCAAAAAACGGAGCAGACATTTCCTGACCACGAACCAAGCGTAATGCCGCCCCTCGACATGAGACCGGCGCTCTCAAAAAAAGGTTGCATGATCGAATCCATTCAATCTCGCAGGATATATTGCTCCCGAATCGATTCAGGGCGTCATGCACGATTACCCCAAAGCATTGAACTGGCGGCATCAGATACTGAACCTGCGACCTGAATTGGGAGGACGAAGACAAGGCTAAGCAAGGAGAAGCAAATCGTCAAGAGTATTCCGTCGGCAGTATTCTCCGCTTCTCCGCGCGAATTGCGATCGCTGGCGATCGCGTCGAGACGCCTCGAATCCACTCTCTGGTATTGCGTCAGATTCGGGACCACCCGACGATTCGGCAATCTGCTCAAACGGCTCACTTCGGCGTAACTGAGCAACCGCGTTGCGGTCGCCGCTTCGCGCGTTCAGGTTTTGACAATGGGTCAATTCGACGTAGAGTTCAGTTGGCGAATTCACATCTCTCGCGACGAGGGCAATTTCGGTGCAGGTATTGCCGCGTTCGGTTTCCGGCATACGCAGCCGTTTGCGACGGTGGTCCGGGGGCTTTGTCCATGGCCCGCGACACCACGACCGGAGATGAGCCGCCATTCGCAGGCCTGTATGGCTCCGCTCCGCAAGTCCGAAGCCAAAACCTTGGCTTGGGTGACTCGGCCAAAGCCGCGCCGCGCCCCGCTGGGACTCGGTCGAGTGCGGTCCTGGCAAGAGTCGACGCACGCATATCGGATCGACGAGTATCTTGATTACGACGTCGAGCCTTTTTTCGCGCTGGTACAGGGGAGGGTTACTCGGACGAGGCGCCGGTGGGAATTAATTAGTCGGCACGGGATCTTGACCGACGCGATGCGCGCCTGCGAGCGGCACGCCGCCGCCAGCGGAGAACGAATCGAATAACGGCCGCGTCCGCTGGCGATGGGAATCGCGCATTTGAACGTCGGGTACTGCCAACGAGTCTTGTCCGTCTTACGACAATCGACGGAGACGCATCTCCGCGTTCGTCTCACAACTCAGCTCGATCTGGACAATCGCGTCTGAAAGCATTCTCGACCGCGACGGCCGCCCCCGGGCGAGGCTTCCCGAGCAGCAGTCGCCTTTTTTGCGGACCGTTGATGGCGCGCCAAGTTGGCCGTCGACTCCAACTACGTGTGGATCATCGGGCCGAACCTAATCCACTAAAAGGAGCTTGAACGTGAAATACCTGTCCGCCGATTATCCATCAACTTGTCCTCGGTCGGCCGTATCGCCGGTTCACGCGGACAACGTTCTTACCGTCCATGCCGAACGGGGCTTCGCATTGATGCCGACAACTAACCCGGACTCGTCCGACGCGCCGCCGGCACCGGGGCCCGGCGGCGTTAAGCCGGCTGTGTTGTGCCGGGGCAACACGGCCGCCGCGGTAGTCGCACAACCCGCTCCGCGGGCCCGGCCCGCGAGGCGTCGAGCCACCGGGTTACGATCCACCATCCCGGCCGATCTGTCTTTCGAGGATCTCGTCGCCGTGATCGATTCACGTGAACAGCATCCGCTCGACTTGGCGCCGCTCCGCACCTGCATCGGCGCGCTTGCGACCGGCGACTATTCGGTCTGCGGATTGGAGAGCGTCATCGCCATCGAGCGCAAGGGCCTCGCCGATCTGTTAGGGTGCATCGGCCAAGAGCGCGAGCGCTTCCACCGCGAGGTCCTGCGGCTATCGGCCTACCCGGTGCGCGCTCTGGTTGTCGAATCGACCTGGCTGGAGATCGAGCGCGGCCGGTGGCGGAGCAAGGTCAATCCGTCCGCCGCGCTCGGCTCGATCCTGAACTGGGTGGCGATGGGCTTGCCGGTGGTCATGGCCGGCGACCACGCCCGAGCCGGTCGCTATGTAAGTCGCATCCTGTTCATTGCCGCACGACGAAGATGGCGCGAGGCCCGCGGCTTGTGGCCGGCATGCGCGCGTCCCGAACGGCGCGACGCCGGGTGATTTGTTGGACCGCCGTGGCGGCATCGCCATCCGGCGTTGTGCTGCGACCGGCGCAGTTCGTGATCGGCCGCCGCGGGCACCCGCGGCTCGCTCGACAGGAAATCCGCCCGCGACGGCCGCTCGATACGCGCTAAAAATGGCATCGCGGTTTCGTCCGAGCGGAGCGATCCTCTTGCCATCGTTGAGTGGCCCGCAAATCTCTGGGCCGGATCGCGGAGCCACAACGTCGAGTCGCTCGGATGACGTCCCCGAACTGGTGTGGGCGGTGCTGCTGGCCTGGCAACCCAGAGCGTTTCGCTTTTTCAAAAAAGGCGCGACTTGCGCAGGTGCAAGCGTCGCATTGCGCGACCTACCATCAAACGACTTGCGTCAATTTTAGGTCGCTCGCCGCCGAACCAAATTGAAAATAGCGAACCCCGGCCTTACAACCGCCGCCTCTGCTGTTAAAATGCCGTGGAAGTCACGCCGAGCGTGAGCACATCGGCCATGCCCCGATCGCTGGGTATAGCGTTTGCAGTTGTGGAAAACCTACAGGGAATTGGCGTGGTTCCGTCGGAAAATGCCCAATTGCTCACCCCGCGATGCTGGGTTTGCAGGCATCCGACTGTAACGCTCAAAGCAGCCGGTCGCCGCCTCAACGGAACGATTCGGATAGAACGGCATCCAACGAAGTTGAGACTTGCTGAGGTCAGAACCAATCTTACTGCGTCGCAACCATGCGTTGCATTGTGCGCCGCAGTCACCTCCAACGATGCCGCAGGCACCGAATGCAATTCCCTGCCGCGACCCGAGAGACATTAATCCATGAGAAACAAAATCCAGATCATCCATCGGTGATTACGCGTTTTTTGGGCTAGTGGTTTGCGCAGAAGTAGAAGAAATCTCGCTCAAAAAATCATTGACAGCGCTGCCCATGCCATTATGATGGGTGGGTGTCCTTTAGGGGAAAACTATCATCGGGGGGGAATCGCTTGATTTAGGGGTTTTTTTGCGATTACCGTGAAATTGCAGCCGGTTGGTCGGTTCGTCCGGTATTGTTCTTCACGTAATCCCAGGAACGGTTTAGGCACCGAACCCACGGTTGTCGGGGACGACAGTCCGCCAAGTCACGCGGTCGAGAACGCTTGTGTCGCCGATCCGGTTCGGTCGGGAAATCTTGGTCAAGTTTTGCCAGGTTACGCCAAGGAGTGCATCGATGAAACGTTCGCAAGTTTGGACTGGCCCAACGGTTTTCGTGGTGGATCCTGATCCCTTAACTGGAGCATTAACTAAGGAACTTCTCGACGGGTCCGATGTAGGATGTGAGGCCTTCCGCTCGGGACGGGACTTTCTCGCGGCCTATCGCGATTCTCGGCCCGGCTGTCTTGTGCTTGAGCAGCGGATTCCCGACATGAGCGGTCTGCAACTACAGCACCGCTTGTCGGCCAGCGGCTCGATTCTGCCGTTGGTTTTCGTGACTTCGAATCCCGACGTCTCCCTCGCAGTGGAATTGATGCGCGGCGGCGCCGTTCACGTGCTCGAAAAGCCGGCCCGATCGATCGAACTCTTGAGCGCGATCCAAGAGGCCATTGCGCTGGACCAGGACCGCCGTCGCGCGAAGGCTCACCAAACGAAGGTCAGAGATCTCACTGCCTCGCTCACTCGCAAAGAGCGCCAAGTGCTGGAGTTGATCGCTGACGGAAAATCCATCAAGTCGATGGCTGGTGAACTCGAACTATGCGTGCGGGCGATCGAGCTGCGCCGCAATAGCCTGATGAGGAAGCTCGATATCCGCAGTTCCCTCGAGTTGATGCGGTTTGCCGTAATCGCGGCGCAGGAATCCTGCCCGGAGTCGGACGTGGAGTTTTCGCCGGCGCGGGCCGCGGTTTGCGCGTAGTTCGCGCGATTTGAATTACCACCGTGGTGTTGCCTCGGACTTCGCGCCTGTTGACGCTCTGCGGGAGCTGCGCATCGCGGCGGGGAACAGCCCACCGTCAATGAGCGCCGACGCCCAATTCGCCGCGCTCAGGTCGGCGTTGCAGTTCAGTTCGCTGCCAGGTCGGTGTCGCAAAGTTGCTCCGCGGGTGGGCGACCATTGCGATGAGCGGCCAGCACGCGTTCTTCGCGGGCCAGCATCCAATCGTTGTCGACCATCAGTTTGACCAGCTCCTCGAAGCTCGTCTCGGGGCGCCAGCCGAGGCGTTCGCGGGCTTTCGTCGCGTCCCCCAGTAGCAAGTCGACTTCGCT
This Pirellulales bacterium DNA region includes the following protein-coding sequences:
- a CDS encoding response regulator; amino-acid sequence: MHRSTPLADVSTVFVIDPELSTPALVNDLLDGFGMRLEAYGTCREFLAVYDAARPGCLVLEQRIPDMSGMQLQRRLAASGATLPLVFVIADASVSTAVELMRGGAVSVLEKPIRPLELFTAIQEALALDHDRRCTQTNRAEIGSLVAALTKKEREVLKLIAQGKSVKSMAAQLELTIRAIEQRRQSLMRKLRLDSPVALMRFSITAQRLFQPEAPIGRGTDVAGHANGHRHANGGVFDLDGSRNLQTRDSLSANGVSNGRDSAGRDRDFAGLTAALSAAVNHGSRPLPR
- a CDS encoding ERCC4 domain-containing protein, translating into MIDSREQHPLDLAPLRTCIGALATGDYSVCGLESVIAIERKGLADLLGCIGQERERFHREVLRLSAYPVRALVVESTWLEIERGRWRSKVNPSAALGSILNWVAMGLPVVMAGDHARAGRYVSRILFIAARRRWREARGLWPACARPERRDAG
- a CDS encoding response regulator; this translates as MKRSQVWTGPTVFVVDPDPLTGALTKELLDGSDVGCEAFRSGRDFLAAYRDSRPGCLVLEQRIPDMSGLQLQHRLSASGSILPLVFVTSNPDVSLAVELMRGGAVHVLEKPARSIELLSAIQEAIALDQDRRRAKAHQTKVRDLTASLTRKERQVLELIADGKSIKSMAGELELCVRAIELRRNSLMRKLDIRSSLELMRFAVIAAQESCPESDVEFSPARAAVCA